A stretch of Castanea sativa cultivar Marrone di Chiusa Pesio chromosome 2, ASM4071231v1 DNA encodes these proteins:
- the LOC142624451 gene encoding V-type proton ATPase 16 kDa proteolipid subunit-like has protein sequence MSSAVFSGDETAPFFGFLGAAAALVFSCMGAAYGTAKSGVGVASMGVMRPELVMKSIVPVVMAGVLGIYGLIIAVIISTGINPKAKSYYLFDGYAHLSSGLSCGLAGLSAGMAIGIVGDAGVRANAQQPKLFVGMILILIFAEALALYGLIVGIILSSRAGQSRAD, from the exons atgtctTCTGCAGTATTCAGTGGCGACGAAACCGCTCCATTCTTCGGCTTCCTCGGAGCTGCGGCTGCCCTAGTTTTCTCAT GCATGGGAGCTGCTTATGGGACAGCTAAGAGTGGAGTTGGGGTGGCATCGATGGGTGTGATGCGACCTGAACTGGTGATGAAATCGATCGTGCCGGTTGTTATGGCTGGAGTCTTAGGTATTTACGGTTTGATCATTGCGGTTATTATTAGTACCGGGATTAACCCTAAAGCCAAATCGTATTACCTTTTTGACGGTTATGCCCATCTCTCCTCTGGTCTATCTTGTGGTCTCGCTGGCCTCTCCGCTGGTATGGCTATCGGTATTGTTGGCGATGCCGGTGttag agcTAATGCTCAACAGCCAAAGCTTTTTGTCGGAATGATTCTTATTCTCATCTTTGCTGAGGCCTTGGCCTTGTATGGTCTCATTGTTGGTATCATCCTTTCTTCTCGAGCTGGCCAATCCAGAGCAGATTAG